The DNA window CGATCCCCGATTGTTCGATCAGCAGTTTGGGGATACGGATCCCCTGCGAGTTGCCGATTTTGACGATCCTGGATTTCATCGCGGGCCTCCCGTGCGTGACTACATTGTAATCACCTCGAGGATGCCTGTCAAACAGGTTGGTCGGTCGCCCGTTTCAAACGGAACTGAGCGCCAAGGTCGCCATCCGCAGATGTTCGGGCAGCCACGGGAACGCCGCGGCGATCGCCTCGCACCGGTCCGCGAAGCTCCCCATCAGGTCCAGCCGGCGGCTGCGCCACAGCACGTCGATCCACGCCCGCAGCGCGGCGTCGGCGGCTTCGGGTTCCAGGTCCACCTCGAGGTCGAGGTCGCGCCCGGCGATCAGGTCGCACACCACCACGCCCAGGGTGGCCACGGGCAGTTCCGTTATCAAGGATGCGGCCAGCGAGCGCGCCCCGGCGACGTCGCCGCAGGCCAGCCTGGCCTGGGCCAGCTTCACGGCGGCGGCCGCGCGGGGCGGCGTGCCGGCGGCGCGGGCCAGGGCGGCGCGGGCAGCCGTCCAGTCGCCGCGGGCCAGCGCGTGCTCGCCCACCGCCTCGTGCCACTGCGGCGGGTTGCCGTGGCGGCAGTGGTAGCGCGAGGCCAGACCGTCGGCGTCGCGCACCAGGTGGGCGAAGGCGATCGCGGCCAGCAGGGCCTCGGGATCGCAGGGCGCGTGCTCGAGCGCCGACTCGGCCAGCGCCAGCGCCTCGCGCAGGTCGCCGCGGGACGCGGCCAACCGGCTCAAGCCCATCAGCGGGCGGACGGTCGCGTTCTGGGGCGAGGCGGCTCCGCCGCGATCGCGGCAGGTCCGGTAGGCGTCCGCCGCGGCGTCGGCGCGGCCCAGCAACTCCAGCACTTCCCCCCGCCGCCGCCAGTATTCCGCCGCGTCGGACGTCGCCGGCGCCCAGCGGTCCAGCCAGGTCAGCTCCTTGGCCGCCCCGTCCGCCATCCCCCGCCCGACGTGCACGATCAGGTCGCCGGCGAAGCGGAAGCCGTCGAGCGCGCGCGGCCCGGCGCGGTCCAGCAGCGACGCGGCCGTCAGCGCCTCGCGCCGCCAGAGCGGCGCGTCGTTCCAGAAGCGGGCCTGCTCGAGCAGTTTGTAGCGGCTGTACCAGTCGCGCGGGTCGGCGGCCAGGCAGCGTCGCAGCAGGGTGACGTCGCGGTTCTTCTTGTCGCGCGCGGCGGCCACGTCGCGCGTGTAGCCGAGGTGACGCAGGACGCCGTCGAGGTCGCGCGTCGTGCGCCCGTCGCGCCGCAGGGCCGCCTCGACCGTACGGGAGGCGTCCTCGTGGATCGGGTGCTCGTAGCGGATCGCGGGATCGCGGCGGAACAGGCGCAGCAGGCGGCACTCGTGGACGTGGCCGTGAGGCAGCTCGTCGCGCAGCAGGACGGTCGCCGCCCCGGCCTCGGGATCGTCCAGCAGGCCGCGGATGGCCGTCGCCAGTTCGGGGCCGACGCGCTCGTCGGCGTCCAGCATCAGGATCCAGTCCCCGGTCGCGGCGTCGAGCGCGGCGTTGCGGGCCGCGGCGAAGTCGTCGCACCAGACGAACGGCACCACGCGCGCGCCGGCCGCCTCCAGCAGCGGCACGGTCGCGTCGCGCGAACCGCTGTCCACGGCGACCAGTTCGTCCCACAGGCCGGCGACGCTCTCGAGCAGTCCCGGGAGCATCGCTTCCTCGTCGCGGACGATCAGGCACAGACTCAGGCGCGGGGTGGCCAGGGGTGGTCCCTCCGGTTCGGGTCAGGGTGACCCGCCGCCAGGGGCAAGGCCCATGCCAGCGCCGGCGGGGGCGGGGAGGGGCGCCGGCCCTATCGGGAGCCGCGATCCGGCCAGGGCGGGCGCCCCGCTGGCCGGTTTCTGACCGCCGGGGCGCCCGGAGGTCCGTTCCGGGGCCCTCTGCGGCCGTTGCGGGCAGGCCCGTCGCTTGCAACCACCGCGGCGAAGCATCAGGACACCTCCTACAGGAGGACGGAGTGAGGACGGCAAACCTCCCCCAGACGAGCGATCGGGAAGCGCCAGGCACCCCCCGCCTGGCGTACTTCGGCGGGGAACCGGCCTTTGCGGTTCCCCGTCACGTCGGCGCCCCCAACCTGGGCGACCGCGCCGTCCTGATGCGCCGCATCGAGGGGCTGCTGGACCGCCGCTGGCTGACCAACCGCGGCCCGCTGGTCGAGGAGTTCGAGCGGCGCCTGGCCGAGCGCGTCGGTGTGAAGCATGTTGTGGTGACGTGTAACGCGACGACGGCGCTGGAGATCGCCGTGCGCGCCCTGGACCTGCGCGGCGAGGTCATCGTGCCCTCGTTCACCTTCGTGGCGACCGCCCACGCGCTGCAGTGGCAGCGCATCACGCCGGTGTTCGGCGACGTCGAGCCCGGCGGCTACACGCTCGACCCCGACCGGGTCGAAGAGCTGATCACGCCCCGCACCACCGGCATCATCGGCGTGCACCTGTTCGGGCGCACGGCGCGCGTCGCCGAGCTGCAGCGGCTGGCCGACCGCCGCGGCCTGCAGCTGCTGTTCGACGCCGCCCACGCCTTCGGCTGCACGCGCGAGGGTCGCACCGTCGGCGGCTTCGGCCGCTGCGAGATCTTCAGCTTCCACGCCACCAAGTTCCTCAACGCCTTCGAGGGCGGCGCCGTCGCCACCGACGACGACGACCTGGCCGAGCGCGTCCGCCTGATGCAGAACTTCGGCTTCGCCGGCGAGGACCGCGTGATCCACGTCGGGGTCAACGGCAAGATGACCGAGGTCTCGGCGGCCATGGGCCTCACCTCGCTGGAGGCGGAAGCCGGGATCGTCGCGGTCAACCGCGGCCACTACGATGCGTACCGCCGCGAGCTGCGCGGCGTGCCCGGGCTGACGCTCATGCGCTACGACGAGCGCGAGCGCAACAACTACCAGTACGTCGTGGTCGAGGTGGACCGCGACGAGGCCGGCCTCTCGCGCGACCAGCTGGTCGCGCTGCTGCGGGCCGAGAACGTGCTGGCGCGCCGCTACTTCCACCCCGGCTGTCACCGCATGGAGCCGTACCGCTCCCTGTTCCCGCACGCCGGCCTGCTGCTGCCGCGCACCGAACACGTCACCGACCGGGTGCTGGCCCTGCCCACCGGCGGCGGCGTCGATCCCGCCGACGTCGCGCGCATCGGCGGCCTGCTGCGCGCGATGGTCGCGAACGCCGCCGAGATCCGCGACCGCTGGCCCCACGCCGTCCGCCGAGGGAGCGCCTCTTGACCGAACATCCCGTGAGCGAGCGCCAGACCCTTCCCGCAGCGCCGGCCGCCGACGTCGTGCTCGTCAACGTGGGCTGCGGCGACCAGCCGCTGCCGGGCTTCGTCAACCTCGACCTCGACCGCGACGCCGACCTGAAGCTCGACGTCCGCCGCGGCCTGCCCTTCGCCGACGGCACCGTCGACGGGATCCACAGCGAGCACTTCGTCGAGCACCTGACGCAGGGCGAGCTGCTGGCCTTCCTGCGCGAGTGCCGCCGCGCGCTGCGGCCGGGCGGCGTGGTGCGCGTCGCCACGCCGGACCTCGCCGAGATCGTCCGCTGCTACGTCGACCCTGACTGGCACGAGCGCTGCGGCCTGAAGGACTACGGCTACGACTGGCTCGCCAACCCCTGCGAGATGCTGAACGTCTGCCTGCGGGACTGGGGCCACAAGCACGTGGTCGACGCGGTCGAACTGAAGCGCCTGGCCCGGCTGGCCGGTCTCGCCGAACCCGTCGCGTGCGCGACGGGGGAGAGCCGCTGGCCGCATTTCCGGGGCGTCGAGTCCCGGCTCGGCCGCCACCTGGTGATGGAATTCCGCCGTCCCGTCCCGGCGCCGTGCCCGGCGGGCGGGCCGCCCCTGGTCAGCGTGCTGATCGCCGCCTACGAGCCGCGCTGGTTCGAGGCCGCCCTGCTGTCGGCGCGCCGTCAGACCCATGCGAACCTCGAGATCCTGGTCGGCGACGACAGCCCCGGCGACGCGATCGAAGCCGTCTGCCGGCGCCACGCCGCCGAGGACCCGCGCGTGAGCTACGTGCGCAACCCGTCGGTCCTGGGCGAAATCGACAACTGGCAGGCCCTCTACGAGTGCGCGCGCGGCGACTACGTGAAGTGCCTGGCCGACGACGACCTGCTCGAACCGCCGTGCGTCGAACGCCTGGTCGCGGCGCTGGCCGAGCGCCGCGAGGCGACCCTGGCCGCCTCGTACCGCCGGCTGATCGACGAGGAGGGCGGCGTCCTGCCCGACGACTTCAACGCGCCCCTGGCCGCCGCCGACGTGGTGATCCGCGGGACGGACCTCGCGGCGCTGATGCTGGGCAACCGCCGCAACGTCATCGGCGAGCCCACGACCTGCCTGTTCCGCCGCGAGGACGCCGCCGACGCGCTGCCGGCCCTGATGTCCTTCGGCGGCCGCCGCGCCCTGACCAACGGCGACATGTCCCTGTGGTGCCACCTGCTGAGCAAGGGCGACCTGGTGCTGCTGCGCGAGCCGCTCAGCTCCTTCCGCCAGCGCACGTCGCAGACCTGCCGCGGCGAGCGGCACCGCGCCGACGCCCAGCGCGCCTGGGACCTGCTCGGCCAGGACGCCAAGCGCTTGGGCCTGTGGTCGGGGATGCCGCCCGCGGCCGGGCGCATCGCGGCCCGGCCGCTCGTGCCGCCGCCGCCGCCCGCGCCCGAGGTCTCGCTGCTGCTGCCGGTCGCGGGCGACCTGCCGTCCCTGCTGCGCGGACTGCTCGCCCTGTCCGCCGAGAAGCTGCCGACCGTGCTGGAGTACGTGGTCGCGGACGTCGGCCTGGCCCCCGCAGCGCGCCGGTACCTGGAGCGCGCCGTGCCGACCCAGCCCGGTCTGCGGGTCGTCGACGCCGCGGGAGCCTGCCGCGCCGCCGCCATCGACCGGGCCGCCGCGACCGCTCGCGGCGCCTGCTTCGTGATCGCCGACCTGGACGCCGACCTGCCCCCCGGCTGGCTCGCCGCCGCGGTGATGCCCCTGGTGTCGCAGCCCGACCTGGCCGCGCACGGCCTCGACCAGCCCCCCGTCCTGGCCGTGCGGGCCGACTGCTTCCGGCAGGTCGGCGGCTGCGGGTCGGGCGCCGACTGGCGCCGTGCCCTGCTGACGGGCCTGCAGGGTGCCGGCCTACGGACCGCGCCCCCCCCGCCAACGCCCACAGAATTATCTTGCGCCTAGTTGTTACGCAGATATCTTTGTTATACCAATAAGTCTTGGCACACCAAGATCAGGCTCCGGTTCAGGGACGCCAACGATCGGATCGTGCGTGACACTCGACCTGGTGCAGGCCGGCGCGGCCGCCGAACTCCTCGACATCGATCCCTGCAACGGGTTACGGACCCGTCTGATGGAGATGGGCCTCACGCCCGGCACCCACCTGTCGGTGGTCCGGCACGCTCCTCTGGGCGATCCCATCGAGATCAAGGTGCGCGGCTATCGCCTCTCGATCCGCAAGCAGGAAGCGGCGCTGATCCGCTGCCGCCCCCTCTGACCCCGAGCGCCAGCCGGAGGACGCGATGGCCCCCGTCACGGACCCCGACCGCCGGCAGCGGATCATCGCGGTCGCCGGCAACCCCAACAGCGGCAAGACGACCCTCTTCAACGCGCTGACCGGCGCCCACGCCAAGATCGGCAACTACCCCGGCATCACCGTCGAGTCCCGCACCGCCGAGGCCGAACTGCCGCGCGCCGGCCGCGTCACGCTGGTCGACGTGCCCGGCACCTACAGCCTGACGGCGCGCTCTCCCGACGAGGAAGTGGCGATCAACTCGCTGCTGGGGCGCAAGGGACTGCCGCGCCCCGACGCGGTCCTGGTGGTGCTGGACGCCGTCGCGCTGGAGCGCAGTCTGTTCTTCCTGATGCAGGT is part of the bacterium genome and encodes:
- a CDS encoding AbrB/MazE/SpoVT family DNA-binding domain-containing protein, with amino-acid sequence MKSRIVKIGNSQGIRIPKLLIEQSGI
- a CDS encoding glycosyltransferase; protein product: MTEHPVSERQTLPAAPAADVVLVNVGCGDQPLPGFVNLDLDRDADLKLDVRRGLPFADGTVDGIHSEHFVEHLTQGELLAFLRECRRALRPGGVVRVATPDLAEIVRCYVDPDWHERCGLKDYGYDWLANPCEMLNVCLRDWGHKHVVDAVELKRLARLAGLAEPVACATGESRWPHFRGVESRLGRHLVMEFRRPVPAPCPAGGPPLVSVLIAAYEPRWFEAALLSARRQTHANLEILVGDDSPGDAIEAVCRRHAAEDPRVSYVRNPSVLGEIDNWQALYECARGDYVKCLADDDLLEPPCVERLVAALAERREATLAASYRRLIDEEGGVLPDDFNAPLAAADVVIRGTDLAALMLGNRRNVIGEPTTCLFRREDAADALPALMSFGGRRALTNGDMSLWCHLLSKGDLVLLREPLSSFRQRTSQTCRGERHRADAQRAWDLLGQDAKRLGLWSGMPPAAGRIAARPLVPPPPPAPEVSLLLPVAGDLPSLLRGLLALSAEKLPTVLEYVVADVGLAPAARRYLERAVPTQPGLRVVDAAGACRAAAIDRAAATARGACFVIADLDADLPPGWLAAAVMPLVSQPDLAAHGLDQPPVLAVRADCFRQVGGCGSGADWRRALLTGLQGAGLRTAPPPPTPTELSCA
- a CDS encoding ferrous iron transport protein A, which codes for MTLDLVQAGAAAELLDIDPCNGLRTRLMEMGLTPGTHLSVVRHAPLGDPIEIKVRGYRLSIRKQEAALIRCRPL
- a CDS encoding DegT/DnrJ/EryC1/StrS family aminotransferase, with the protein product MRTANLPQTSDREAPGTPRLAYFGGEPAFAVPRHVGAPNLGDRAVLMRRIEGLLDRRWLTNRGPLVEEFERRLAERVGVKHVVVTCNATTALEIAVRALDLRGEVIVPSFTFVATAHALQWQRITPVFGDVEPGGYTLDPDRVEELITPRTTGIIGVHLFGRTARVAELQRLADRRGLQLLFDAAHAFGCTREGRTVGGFGRCEIFSFHATKFLNAFEGGAVATDDDDLAERVRLMQNFGFAGEDRVIHVGVNGKMTEVSAAMGLTSLEAEAGIVAVNRGHYDAYRRELRGVPGLTLMRYDERERNNYQYVVVEVDRDEAGLSRDQLVALLRAENVLARRYFHPGCHRMEPYRSLFPHAGLLLPRTEHVTDRVLALPTGGGVDPADVARIGGLLRAMVANAAEIRDRWPHAVRRGSAS
- a CDS encoding glycosyltransferase, with the protein product MVRDEEAMLPGLLESVAGLWDELVAVDSGSRDATVPLLEAAGARVVPFVWCDDFAAARNAALDAATGDWILMLDADERVGPELATAIRGLLDDPEAGAATVLLRDELPHGHVHECRLLRLFRRDPAIRYEHPIHEDASRTVEAALRRDGRTTRDLDGVLRHLGYTRDVAAARDKKNRDVTLLRRCLAADPRDWYSRYKLLEQARFWNDAPLWRREALTAASLLDRAGPRALDGFRFAGDLIVHVGRGMADGAAKELTWLDRWAPATSDAAEYWRRRGEVLELLGRADAAADAYRTCRDRGGAASPQNATVRPLMGLSRLAASRGDLREALALAESALEHAPCDPEALLAAIAFAHLVRDADGLASRYHCRHGNPPQWHEAVGEHALARGDWTAARAALARAAGTPPRAAAAVKLAQARLACGDVAGARSLAASLITELPVATLGVVVCDLIAGRDLDLEVDLEPEAADAALRAWIDVLWRSRRLDLMGSFADRCEAIAAAFPWLPEHLRMATLALSSV